In Solenopsis invicta isolate M01_SB chromosome 1, UNIL_Sinv_3.0, whole genome shotgun sequence, one genomic interval encodes:
- the LOC105198705 gene encoding integrin alpha-8 isoform X3, whose protein sequence is MLRVHANLVVWILIFVLTVVRYNSSAYNIDSHSAKVIRNPVSASKERRSYFGFSVALYVGANESSLLVGAPRANSSKVPSLMEPGIVFHCKINCRCTRCTEWPIDNSGNGQFNKIYQIKDNAWIGATIAVQNSTRPRVLVCAPRWISKFIGGNSNWYMSGNCYTSVAINAGTFERQADNGILLMNYTNQSMENNKFGQWQSGFSIHMNSYDNNMTISSPGLNEWEGYVSQLAILTNSSTHFWYCTKLVQSYDYFGYAVTAGFYFNEKDLYYASSAPRSADMVGLVVIFKFPFINSDLTVRGQQYGEYFGAVLTSCDVNGDRRHELIVSAPLWSRDVDEGRVYIFSAQYKDVWNFVELQAIEGEIVGGRFGSAVMCLGDIDHDGYGDIAVGAPYEEESGGAVYIFNGNKDGVRQKYSQRLVGSRFSPTMRGFGISISEPRDVNRDHHSYFAVGAHLSDEVVLLKSMTAVTTNMVFLADPTTLLRNVTTFQIRTAVFYEGLSDCLYIDVIFKLDQLYRRATYTGREDDTGITIWYLKLSKIKAIITLQIYLKQNIQNTSPLELAVSIRLNETENENCCKSCVINEFRSKTEGVLKMPFVNFEDNIDISDVGVTLSTDSSPANRYVIGSTAIIMLHINVYNRGKPAYRTRVRIFTEVLRLANIPPECIEDSHANSFLDVICNVGNPLRTNKILTLQLDMSTVRHDKEIKLQANISTQSNEINFYDNSCVIAIHFDMNINLTITGRAQEYLYSYSHANEKRMPSSIAFQHFYKVQNFGVSPVNKAMLSMKIPTHIWRSNDEKIAIVKIDDIIDQMNQYELYCDELQQTEFSNALKKNIPTHTAIMMNSPISANDNMHPKFNTPLYVPPEERTVYINCTSNAIYCAQIDCRLRPFSSYLSFAKFVITLDLQLSNFPSKYFTIHIKKKKTHFIYPLISDNIINNKDIIFYVTEGSINIMQLYNVTQRNSHKSNSILVATMFVGPPIAQHIIQIEILAISIFVGLLFVTLLTLWLIKIGFFKRDRIDLEALMAENNIINID, encoded by the exons ATGTTACGCGTACATGCAAATTTAGTGGTGtggattttaatttttgttctaaCAGTCGTACGATACAATTCGTCGGCGTATAACATTGATTCGCACAGCGCCAAAGTAATTCGCAATCCTGTGTCTGCATCGAAAGAACGTAGAAGTTATTTCGGATTTTCGGTAGCTTTGTACGTAGGTGCGAACGAATCTTCATTACTCGTCGGTGCGCCCCGAGCAAATTCCAGCAAAGTGCCGTCTCTAATGGAACCAGGAATTGTTTTTCATTGTAAGATAAATTGTAGGTGTACACGGTGTACAGAGTGGCCAATTGATAATAGCGGAAACGGTCAGTTTAACAAAATCTATCAGATAAAGGATAACGCTTGGATCGGTGCTACTATTGCCGTGCAGAACAGTACGAGGCCCAGAGTTTTG GTATGCGCACCGCGATGGATAAGTAAATTTATTGGCGGTAATTCGAATTGGTATATGAGCGGTAATTGCTACACGTCGGTAGCTATTAACGCTGGTACGTTCGAAAGGCAAGCGGATAATGGGATATTACTTATGAATTATACAAATCAAAGCATGGAAAACAATAAATTCGGACAGTGGCAAAGTGGGTTTTCCATACATATGAACTCGTATGATAATAATATGACCATCAGTAGTCCAGGCTTGAACGAATGGGAGGGCTACGTGAGCCAATTGGCAATCCTGACGAATAGTTCAACACACTTCTGGTATTGTACAAAACTGGTTCAGAGTTACGATTATTTCG GATACGCCGTAACTGCTGGTTTTTACTTCAATGAGAAAGATCTCTATTATGCTTCCAGTGCGCCAAGAAGTGCTGACATGGTCGGATTAGTTGTCATATTTAAATTTCCTTTTATAAATTCTGATCTGACAGTACGCGGTCAACAATATGGCGAATATTTCGGTGCCGTGTTAACATCCTGCGACGTTAACGGTGATCGTAGACACGAATTAATCGTTAGCGCACCACTATGGTCCAGAGACGTCGATGAAGGTCGCGTCTACATCTTTTCAGCGCAATATAAA GATGTCTGGAATTTCGTGGAACTCCAAGCGATCGAAGGCGAAATCGTTGGAGGCAGATTCGGATCCGCCGTGATGTGTCTGGGTGACATTGATCATGATGGTTATGGCGATATTGCCGTGGGTGCACCCTACGAGGAAGAAAGCGGCGGGGCAGTCTACATATTTAACGGAAATAAAGACGGTGTTCGTCAGAAATATAGTCAGAGGCTGGTCGGCTCGCGATTTTCGCCGACGATGCGAGGATTCGGTATCTCCATCTCGGAACCCCGAGATGTAAACCGCGACCATCATTCCTATTTCGCTGTAGGCGCGCATCTGTCTGATGAGGTGGTTCTGCTGAAATCCATGACAGCAGTCACAACAAATATGGTGTTTTTAGCAGATCCGACGACACTGTTGAGAAATGTAACAACCTTTCAAATCCGTACTGCGGTTTTTTACGAGGGCTTATCCGATTGTCTGT ATATTGATGTAATCTTCAAGCTCGATCAACTGTATCGCAGAGCCACGTATACAGGACGCGAAGATGACACTGGAATTACCATATGGTATTTGAAGCTAAGTAAAATAAAAGCTATAATAACACTTCAAATATATCTCAAG CAAAATATTCAAAACACAAGTCCGCTCGAATTAGCGGTATCTATTCGATTAAATGAGACAGAAAATGAAAACTGTTGCAAGTCTTGTGTTATAAACGAGTTTCGTTCGAAGACTGAGGGTGTTTTAAAGATGCCATTTGTAAATTTCGAAGACAACATAGATATTTCCGATGTCGGCGTAACATTGTCCACTGACTCAAGTCCCGCTAACAGGTACGTCATTGGTTCTACGGCGATAATTATGCTACATATCAACGTTTACAATCGCGGAAAACCGGCCTACCGAACGAGAGTTCGCATCTTCACTGAGGTCTTAAGGTTAGCGAATATCCCTCCCGAATGTATAGAAGATTCTCATGCAAACAGCTTTTTGGACGTGATCTGCAACGTCGGCAACCCTCTCAGAACAAAT aaaatattaacgCTGCAACTGGATATGAGCACTGTGAGACATGACAAAGAAATAAAGTTGCAGGCAAATATCAGTACACAGAGcaacgaaattaatttttatgataattccTGTGTCATCGCCATACATTTTGACATGAATATTAATTTGACGATCACCGG AAGGGCACAGGAGTATCTGTATTCGTACTCACACGCAAATGAGAAAAGAATGCCGAGCAGTATTGCGTTTCAACACTTCTACAAAGTGCAGAATTTTGGGGTTAGTCCTGTTAACAAAGCTATGTTGTCCATGAAAATTCCCACGCACATTTGGCGATCCAATGACGAAAAAATAGCGATTGTCAAAATTGATGATATTATTGATCAAATGAATCAATATGAATTATATTGCGACGAGTTACAACAAACCGAATTTTCCAATGCGTTGAAAAAAAACATACCCACGCATACAGCAATTATGATGAATTCGCCGATCTCCGCAAACGATAACATGCATCCAAAATTCAACACGCCGTTATATGTACCACCTGAAGAGAGAACAGTCTACATAAATTGTACAAGTAACGCGATTTACTGCGCACAGATCGACTGCAGACTACGACCATTTTCAAGCTACTTGTCTTTTGCGAAATTTGTTATAACGTTAGATCTACAGCTATCGAATTTTCCTAGTAAGTATTTCACaatccatataaaaaaaaaaaaaacacattttatctATCCTTTGATttcagataatataataaataacaaagacATCATATTTTACGTGACCGAAGGTAGCATTAATATAATGCAACTTTACAACGTTACCCAAAGAAACAGTCATAAATCGAATAGTATTTTAGTAGCTACGATGTTTGTGGGTCCGCCGATAGCGCAGCACATAATACAAATAGAGATATTAgcaatttcaatatttgtaGGACTTCTTTTCGTAACATTGTTAACATTGTGGTTAATAAAGATTGGCTTCTTTAAAAGGGACAGAATAGATTTAGAAGCGTTGATggctgaaaataatattataaatatcgatTAA